From the Candidatus Omnitrophota bacterium genome, one window contains:
- the lpxC gene encoding UDP-3-O-[3-hydroxymyristoyl] N-acetylglucosamine deacetylase: MSEPQRTIAKDVFFNGVGIHTGLPVSVRVLPAPASVGIVFVRTDLPHRPAIPVRSAHVSLNRSIRRTTVSKDGVEIQTVEHFMASLWGLGIDNAYVEVSGHEMPGLDGSAAEFLRHLAAAGVMAQEASRRYVSLRDPVCVEEDGSSIGVFPAPDLRISYLLSYPHPQLKSQFVSFAAADGAPFAEAIAPARTFCLKEEAEQLRAAGLGKGANYDNTLIVGEAGVINNTLRFDDEFARHKILDLLGDLYLLGAPLRAHVIAVKSGHALNVKLIKKLDQALEQWKLGSLQSATTDVMVGPQLDITQIQKILPHRYPFLLVDRVIELTETRAVGIKCVTINDYFFRGHFPDRPVMPGVLMVEAMAQVGGIIILNKAEHKGKFAYFMAVDRVKFRKPVVPGDVLVIEAELGKLRSRTGQVLGRVLVDGKVVCEGEMLFALSE; this comes from the coding sequence ATGAGTGAACCGCAGCGCACCATTGCCAAAGATGTCTTCTTCAACGGCGTGGGCATCCACACCGGGCTGCCGGTGTCGGTGCGCGTGCTGCCCGCACCGGCAAGCGTGGGCATCGTGTTTGTGCGCACCGATCTGCCGCATCGCCCCGCGATCCCGGTGCGTTCGGCCCACGTGAGCCTCAATCGCAGCATCCGGCGGACCACCGTGTCCAAGGACGGCGTTGAGATCCAAACGGTGGAGCACTTCATGGCGTCTTTGTGGGGGCTCGGCATCGATAATGCCTATGTGGAAGTCAGCGGCCACGAGATGCCGGGGCTGGACGGATCGGCGGCGGAATTCCTCCGGCATCTGGCGGCCGCCGGTGTCATGGCCCAGGAGGCCTCGCGCCGCTATGTCTCGTTGCGCGATCCGGTGTGCGTCGAAGAGGATGGTTCGTCGATCGGCGTCTTTCCCGCGCCGGATCTTCGGATTTCGTATCTGTTGAGCTACCCGCATCCGCAGCTCAAATCGCAATTCGTCTCATTTGCGGCCGCTGACGGCGCGCCGTTTGCCGAGGCGATCGCGCCCGCCCGCACCTTCTGCCTGAAAGAGGAAGCCGAGCAGCTGCGCGCCGCCGGCTTGGGCAAGGGAGCGAATTATGACAACACGCTCATCGTGGGCGAGGCGGGGGTCATCAACAATACGCTGCGATTCGACGACGAATTCGCGCGGCATAAAATCCTGGATCTCCTCGGCGATCTCTATCTGCTGGGCGCGCCGCTGCGCGCGCATGTCATCGCGGTCAAGAGCGGCCACGCCCTCAACGTCAAGCTCATCAAGAAGCTGGACCAGGCGCTGGAGCAATGGAAGCTGGGGTCGCTGCAATCCGCGACGACGGATGTCATGGTGGGGCCGCAGCTGGACATCACCCAGATCCAAAAGATCCTGCCGCACCGATATCCGTTCTTGCTCGTCGACCGGGTCATCGAACTCACCGAAACCCGCGCCGTCGGAATCAAATGCGTGACGATCAATGATTATTTTTTCCGCGGCCATTTTCCCGACCGCCCGGTCATGCCGGGGGTGCTGATGGTGGAAGCGATGGCCCAGGTGGGCGGCATCATCATCCTCAATAAGGCGGAGCATAAAGGCAAATTCGCCTACTTCATGGCGGTGGATCGTGTGAAATTCCGCAAGCCGGTCGTGCCGGGGGACGTGCTGGTCATTGAGGCCGAGCTAGGCAAACTCCGTTCGCGGACCGGGCAGGTGCTCGGCCGCGTCTTGGTCGATGGCAAAGTGGTCTGCGAGGGCGAGATGCTCTTTGCTTTGAGCGAATAA